Proteins encoded within one genomic window of Polaribacter sp. NJDZ03:
- a CDS encoding PA2169 family four-helix-bundle protein — MKYTEKISNKLNELLEKNYDAEKGYLNAAENVESAKLKIFFKNRASERSLFAKDIRTEILLHGQIPEENGSFKGTMHRNWMTLKSLFSSNDEEAILEEALRGERANLDEYKEILLEDVFAPSTKKMLEEQQQKIQAAINLLMVKEELA, encoded by the coding sequence ATGAAGTACACAGAAAAAATTTCGAACAAATTAAACGAATTATTAGAGAAAAATTATGATGCTGAAAAAGGGTATTTAAACGCCGCAGAAAATGTAGAGAGTGCAAAATTAAAAATTTTCTTTAAAAATAGAGCCTCAGAAAGAAGTCTGTTTGCAAAAGACATAAGAACAGAAATTTTATTACACGGACAAATACCTGAAGAGAACGGTTCTTTTAAAGGTACAATGCACAGAAATTGGATGACACTAAAATCTCTATTTAGCTCCAACGACGAAGAGGCTATTTTAGAAGAAGCACTTAGAGGAGAAAGAGCCAATTTAGATGAATATAAAGAAATATTATTGGAAGATGTTTTTGCTCCCTCAACAAAAAAAATGCTAGAAGAACAACAACAAAAAATTCAAGCTGCTATTAATTTATTAATGGTGAAAGAAGAGTTAGCCTAA